Proteins encoded within one genomic window of Ovis aries strain OAR_USU_Benz2616 breed Rambouillet chromosome 1, ARS-UI_Ramb_v3.0, whole genome shotgun sequence:
- the RAP2B gene encoding ras-related protein Rap-2b — protein MREYKVVVLGSGGVGKSALTVQFVTGSFIEKYDPTIEDFYRKEIEVDSSPSVLEILDTAGTEQFASMRDLYIKNGQGFILVYSLVNQQSFQDIKPMRDQIIRVKRYERVPMILVGNKVDLEGEREVSFGEGKALAEEWSCPFMETSAKNKASVDELFAEIVRQMNYAAQPNGDEGCCSACVIL, from the coding sequence ATGAGAGAGTACAAAGTGGTGGTGCTGGGCTCGGGCGGCGTGGGCAAGTCCGCCCTCACGGTGCAGTTCGTGACCGGCTCCTTCATCGAGAAGTATGACCCCACCATCGAGGACTTCTACCGCAAAGAGATTGAGGTGGACTCATCGCCGTCGGTGCTGGAGATCTTGGACACGGCGGGCACGGAGCAGTTCGCATCCATGCGGGACCTGTACATCAAAAATGGCCAGGGCTTCATCCTCGTGTACAGCCTTGTTAACCAGCAGAGCTTCCAGGACATCAAGCCCATGCGGGACCAGATCATCCGCGTGAAGCGGTACGAGCGCGTGCCCATGATTCTGGTGGGCAACAAGGTGGACCTGGAGGGCGAGCGTGAGGTTTCATTCGGCGAGGGCAAGGCCCTGGCGGAGGAGTGGAGCTGCCCCTTCATGGAGACTTCGGCCAAAAACAAAGCCTCGGTGGACGAGCTGTTCGCCGAGATCGTGCGGCAGATGAACTACGCGGCGCAGCCCAACGGTGATGAGGGCTGCTGCTCGGCCTGCGTGATCCTCTGA